One genomic region from Haloprofundus salinisoli encodes:
- a CDS encoding ABC transporter permease, whose amino-acid sequence MSAGDWRARGRSALERLVRASAFERVLISTAALVLSMFVGVLIILAAGRMTTCATAATTFFGVGFCYDPFAVYDSLFLGALGNPINPLFQPLQGQLAPPFRRGWTPLNGQMAVTLRETTILIFTGLGVALAFRAGIFNIGMQGQLVVGALATALTVLWASPLVSGFLGTLVLVPFGLVVGALAGGLFAAIPGALKAYADANEVITTIMLNFVATSVALFLVANPFKDPESPANETVGLPDYATIPPILYEPRDDFSLVALGVALALVGAAYYLLEHTSFGYDIRTSGIQPEAAEYGGVDAARTIVSSMTLSGAIGGVGGAMYVLMILGNYQTGVPAYGFDGITVSILAGNNPLGVGFAALLFGILKSGSIIVDVSTDVPPQLVGVLRGLIILFVAMPEFFRLVGQKFVVDTSDEKAVATDGGTEMDADDSAAALGGETDE is encoded by the coding sequence GTGAGCGCCGGCGACTGGCGCGCGCGCGGTCGGAGCGCGCTCGAACGGCTCGTCCGCGCCTCGGCGTTCGAGCGGGTGCTCATCAGCACCGCCGCGCTCGTGCTCTCGATGTTCGTCGGCGTGCTCATCATCCTCGCCGCCGGCCGGATGACGACGTGCGCGACGGCGGCGACGACGTTCTTCGGCGTCGGCTTCTGTTACGACCCCTTCGCCGTCTACGACAGCCTCTTTCTGGGCGCGCTCGGCAACCCCATCAACCCGCTGTTCCAACCGCTGCAGGGGCAACTCGCGCCTCCGTTCCGCAGAGGGTGGACGCCGCTGAACGGGCAGATGGCGGTCACGCTCCGGGAGACGACGATTCTCATCTTCACCGGCCTCGGCGTCGCGCTCGCGTTCCGCGCGGGCATCTTCAACATCGGGATGCAGGGCCAGCTAGTCGTCGGCGCGCTGGCGACGGCGCTCACCGTGCTGTGGGCATCCCCGCTGGTCTCGGGCTTTCTCGGCACGCTCGTGCTCGTCCCGTTCGGGCTCGTCGTCGGCGCGCTCGCGGGCGGCCTCTTCGCCGCGATTCCGGGGGCGTTGAAGGCGTACGCCGACGCCAACGAGGTCATCACGACCATCATGCTGAACTTCGTGGCGACGAGCGTCGCGCTCTTCTTGGTAGCGAACCCGTTCAAAGACCCCGAGAGCCCGGCCAACGAGACGGTCGGTCTGCCCGACTACGCCACCATCCCGCCGATTCTGTACGAACCGCGCGACGACTTCTCGCTCGTCGCGCTCGGCGTCGCGCTCGCGCTCGTCGGCGCGGCGTACTACCTGCTCGAACACACGTCGTTCGGATACGACATTCGAACGAGCGGGATTCAGCCCGAAGCCGCCGAGTACGGCGGCGTCGACGCCGCGCGAACCATCGTCTCCAGCATGACGCTGTCGGGCGCTATCGGCGGCGTCGGCGGCGCGATGTACGTGCTCATGATTCTCGGCAACTACCAGACCGGCGTTCCGGCGTACGGCTTCGACGGCATCACCGTCTCGATTCTGGCGGGTAACAACCCGCTCGGCGTCGGCTTCGCCGCTCTCCTGTTCGGCATCCTGAAGAGCGGCTCTATCATCGTCGACGTGAGCACTGACGTGCCGCCGCAGCTCGTCGGCGTGCTCCGGGGGCTCATCATCCTCTTCGTGGCGATGCCGGAGTTCTTCCGACTCGTCGGACAGAAGTTCGTCGTCGACACGAGCGACGAGAAGGCCGTGGCGACGGATGGGGGAACCGAGATGGACGCCGACGACTCGGCCGCGGCGCTCGGAGGTGAGACCGATGAGTAA
- a CDS encoding ABC transporter ATP-binding protein yields MEPAVHLDGITKRFPGVVANDDVDLRVERGSVHALLGENGAGKTTLMNVLYGLYEPTEGDVYVDGDGLETGDETTHRYVQPPRRFDSPGDAIDAGVGMIHQHFMLVDPMTVTENITLGNEPRKWGGLAVDSTRARSEVVDLCDRYGFDVDPDATIAEVSVGVQQRVEILKALYRGADVLILDEPTAVLTPQEVEDLFAVLEELTAQGKTIVFITHKLGEAMHAADAITVLRDGKNVGTVAAESVTRERLAEMMVGREVLETVEKPHVERGEPVLAVDDLSAEDERGVEAVSDVSFSVHEGEVFGIAGVDGNGQSELIEAVTGLRTPTAGTVSFGRDDITAWPRQRRIDEGMAYIPEDRHERGLVMEFDLTENGLLGSQHTPPFAENGRIEWDRARTHAQDIIEEYDVRPPNRDARAASFSGGNQQKFIVGREFERDPSLVVATHPTRGVDIGSTEFIHDRLLDLRSDGKAILLVSSKLEEVQGLSDRLAVMHDGELMDVVDPGTVTEEEIGLLMAGEQLPEESTATSLRDDAGGRTPADDTGVTAGGESQ; encoded by the coding sequence ATGGAACCGGCCGTCCATCTCGACGGAATCACCAAACGTTTCCCCGGCGTCGTCGCCAACGACGACGTCGACTTACGCGTCGAGCGGGGGTCGGTGCACGCGCTCCTCGGCGAGAACGGCGCGGGGAAGACGACGTTGATGAACGTCCTCTACGGACTGTACGAACCGACCGAGGGCGACGTCTACGTCGACGGCGACGGACTCGAAACCGGAGACGAGACGACTCACCGCTACGTACAGCCACCCAGACGCTTCGACTCGCCGGGCGACGCCATCGACGCCGGCGTCGGGATGATTCACCAGCACTTCATGCTGGTCGATCCGATGACGGTCACTGAGAACATCACCCTCGGCAACGAACCGCGAAAGTGGGGCGGGTTGGCCGTCGACAGCACCCGCGCCCGAAGCGAGGTGGTCGACCTCTGCGACCGCTACGGCTTCGACGTCGACCCCGACGCGACCATCGCCGAGGTCAGCGTCGGCGTCCAACAGCGCGTCGAGATCCTGAAAGCGCTCTACCGCGGCGCGGACGTCCTCATCCTCGACGAACCGACGGCCGTGCTCACGCCGCAGGAGGTCGAGGACCTCTTCGCCGTCCTCGAGGAGCTCACCGCCCAGGGCAAGACAATCGTCTTCATCACCCACAAGCTGGGCGAGGCGATGCACGCCGCCGACGCCATCACCGTCCTCCGCGACGGCAAGAACGTCGGCACCGTCGCCGCCGAGAGCGTGACCCGCGAGCGGCTCGCGGAGATGATGGTCGGCCGCGAGGTGCTGGAGACGGTCGAGAAGCCGCACGTCGAACGCGGGGAACCGGTGCTCGCCGTCGACGACCTCTCCGCCGAGGACGAACGCGGCGTCGAAGCGGTTTCGGACGTCTCCTTCTCGGTCCACGAGGGAGAAGTGTTCGGCATCGCGGGCGTCGACGGGAACGGACAGTCGGAGCTCATCGAGGCCGTCACCGGCCTCCGAACGCCGACCGCGGGCACCGTCTCCTTCGGGCGCGACGACATCACGGCGTGGCCGCGCCAGCGCCGCATCGACGAGGGGATGGCCTACATCCCCGAGGACCGCCACGAGCGCGGTCTCGTGATGGAGTTCGACCTCACCGAGAACGGCCTCCTCGGGAGCCAACACACGCCGCCGTTCGCCGAGAACGGCCGCATCGAGTGGGACCGCGCGCGGACCCACGCTCAGGACATCATCGAGGAGTACGACGTCCGCCCGCCGAACCGCGACGCGAGAGCGGCCTCGTTCTCGGGCGGCAACCAGCAGAAGTTCATCGTCGGCCGCGAGTTCGAGCGCGACCCCTCGCTCGTCGTCGCCACCCACCCGACCCGCGGCGTCGACATCGGGTCGACGGAGTTCATCCACGACCGACTGCTCGACCTGCGCTCGGACGGGAAGGCAATCCTGCTGGTCTCCTCGAAACTCGAAGAGGTACAGGGGCTCTCCGACCGCCTCGCGGTGATGCACGACGGCGAACTCATGGACGTCGTCGACCCCGGGACGGTGACGGAGGAGGAGATCGGCCTGCTGATGGCGGGCGAACAGCTACCCGAGGAGTCGACGGCGACGAGTCTCCGCGACGACGCCGGTGGGCGGACCCCCGCCGACGACACGGGCGTCACCGCGGGAGGTGAGAGCCAGTGA
- a CDS encoding BMP family protein, which translates to MNVDRRTLLKATGAAGIAGLAGCTGGPTDDGGDTDNQSSGGDGGSGNESTDGGAEASGSADVSVGMVYATGGLGDGSFNDQAQTGVQQAADEFGATHDNVQPSEVTEFKTYQQQFAQSGEHDLICCIGYLQAEALAENAPDYPEQNFMIVDSVVEEPNVASYVFGEEEGSFLVGQMAGLLTQQEFSAGGGETNPDQTSVGFVGGVEGDLIGKFEAGYRAGVAEVSQDIDVQVSYVGNFNDTQAGNEAATAMYNDGVDIVYHAAGNAGTGVFQAAQEAGKFAIGVDQDQSLTKSGYADVILASMVKRVDTAVYTSIESVVNAEFEGGNVTTLGLEQEGVAAVYGDQLGGDIPDDVKSTVDETRQSIIDGDISVPVDPSELNL; encoded by the coding sequence ATGAATGTGGATAGGCGGACACTCCTGAAAGCGACAGGCGCGGCGGGTATCGCGGGACTGGCCGGCTGTACCGGCGGTCCGACCGACGACGGCGGCGACACCGACAACCAGAGCAGCGGCGGCGACGGCGGCTCGGGTAACGAGTCGACCGACGGCGGCGCGGAGGCCTCCGGCAGCGCCGACGTGAGCGTCGGGATGGTGTACGCGACGGGCGGCCTCGGCGACGGGTCGTTCAACGACCAGGCGCAGACGGGCGTCCAGCAGGCGGCCGACGAGTTCGGCGCCACTCACGACAACGTCCAGCCGAGCGAAGTGACGGAGTTCAAGACGTATCAGCAGCAGTTCGCCCAGAGCGGCGAACACGACCTCATCTGCTGTATCGGCTACCTGCAGGCGGAGGCGCTCGCGGAGAACGCCCCCGACTACCCCGAGCAGAACTTCATGATCGTCGACAGCGTCGTCGAAGAGCCGAACGTCGCAAGCTACGTGTTCGGCGAAGAGGAGGGGTCGTTCCTCGTCGGTCAGATGGCCGGCCTCCTCACCCAGCAGGAGTTCAGCGCCGGCGGCGGCGAGACGAACCCCGACCAGACGTCGGTCGGTTTCGTCGGCGGCGTCGAGGGCGACCTCATCGGCAAGTTCGAGGCGGGATACCGCGCGGGCGTCGCCGAGGTCAGCCAGGACATCGACGTTCAGGTCAGCTACGTCGGCAACTTCAACGACACCCAGGCGGGTAACGAGGCGGCGACGGCGATGTACAACGACGGCGTCGACATCGTCTACCACGCCGCCGGCAACGCCGGAACGGGCGTCTTCCAGGCCGCACAGGAGGCCGGCAAGTTCGCCATCGGCGTCGACCAGGACCAGTCGCTCACGAAATCCGGCTACGCGGATGTCATCCTCGCGAGCATGGTCAAGCGCGTCGACACGGCCGTGTACACCTCCATCGAGAGCGTCGTCAACGCCGAGTTCGAAGGTGGCAACGTCACCACGCTCGGCCTCGAACAGGAGGGCGTCGCAGCCGTCTACGGCGACCAACTCGGCGGCGACATCCCCGACGACGTCAAATCAACCGTCGACGAGACGCGACAGTCCATCATCGACGGCGACATCTCGGTGCCGGTCGACCCCTCGGAACTGAACCTGTAA
- a CDS encoding phosphomannomutase, giving the protein MELFGTAGIRGSATERVTPELALAVGRAVGRDGAEVVVARDGRVTGPGLAAAVEAGLLSAGADVRRAGMLPTPALAFASRGRRGVILTASHNPPTDNGIKVFDSGVEYDRAAEQAVEERVAADEPSAAWDDWGDSGDETVLSAYRRAVTDYARGRGAPLSGLRVAVDCGNGMAGLATPQVLRSLGAEVITLNGNVDGHFPGRESKPTAESLRDLRRFVADAGDDGEPFAFGIGHDGDADRVVLVTPDGEVIHEDTVVAILAEHYVRSVDTDDPVVVTTPNASARIDERVREAGGRVERVRLGALHEGIAAAENAGGTVVFAAEPWKHIHTQFGGWIDGIASAAVVSRLVADVGLDALCDPVTERPYRKVSVDCPDVAKREAMATLERTLPDAFPEASVETEYGVRLEFPDSSWLLVRPSGTEPYVRLYVESDDVDSLVADAGAVVENAVETSKN; this is encoded by the coding sequence ATGGAACTGTTCGGAACTGCCGGAATCAGGGGGAGCGCGACCGAACGCGTGACGCCCGAACTCGCTCTCGCCGTCGGCCGTGCGGTCGGTCGCGACGGCGCGGAGGTCGTTGTCGCCCGCGACGGCCGGGTGACCGGACCGGGGCTCGCTGCCGCCGTCGAGGCGGGACTGCTCTCCGCCGGCGCTGACGTTCGTCGCGCCGGAATGCTGCCGACACCCGCGCTCGCGTTCGCCTCGCGGGGCCGACGCGGCGTGATTCTCACCGCCTCGCACAACCCGCCGACCGACAACGGCATCAAGGTGTTCGACAGCGGCGTCGAGTACGACCGGGCGGCCGAGCAGGCGGTCGAAGAGCGTGTCGCCGCCGACGAGCCATCGGCCGCGTGGGACGACTGGGGCGACAGCGGAGACGAGACGGTGCTCTCCGCGTATCGCCGCGCAGTCACCGACTACGCCCGCGGCCGCGGCGCGCCGCTCTCCGGCCTCCGCGTCGCCGTCGACTGCGGGAACGGGATGGCCGGTCTCGCCACCCCGCAGGTGCTTCGCTCGCTCGGCGCGGAGGTCATCACGCTCAACGGGAACGTCGACGGGCACTTCCCCGGCCGCGAGAGCAAGCCGACGGCCGAGTCGCTTCGGGACCTTCGGAGGTTCGTCGCCGACGCCGGCGACGACGGAGAGCCGTTCGCCTTCGGCATCGGTCACGACGGCGACGCCGACCGAGTCGTCCTCGTCACCCCCGACGGCGAGGTGATTCACGAAGACACCGTCGTGGCGATTCTCGCCGAACACTACGTCCGCAGCGTCGACACCGACGACCCCGTCGTCGTCACGACGCCCAACGCCTCCGCGCGCATCGACGAACGCGTCCGCGAGGCCGGTGGCCGCGTCGAGCGCGTCCGTCTCGGGGCGCTGCACGAGGGCATCGCGGCCGCAGAGAACGCGGGCGGAACCGTCGTCTTCGCCGCCGAACCGTGGAAACACATCCACACTCAGTTCGGCGGGTGGATAGACGGCATCGCCTCCGCCGCGGTCGTCAGCCGTCTCGTCGCCGACGTCGGCCTCGACGCCCTGTGCGACCCCGTCACCGAACGCCCCTACCGGAAGGTGAGCGTCGACTGCCCCGACGTGGCCAAACGCGAGGCGATGGCCACGCTCGAACGGACGCTTCCCGACGCCTTCCCGGAGGCGAGCGTCGAGACCGAGTACGGGGTCAGACTGGAGTTCCCCGACAGCTCGTGGCTGCTCGTCCGGCCGAGCGGCACCGAACCGTACGTCCGCCTCTACGTCGAGAGCGACGACGTGGACTCGCTCGTCGCCGACGCCGGTGCCGTCGTCGAAAACGCCGTGGAGACATCGAAGAACTGA
- a CDS encoding acylphosphatase, producing the protein MSETPSESDRVRAHVFVTGRVQGVFYRANTRDTAREQGVDGWVRNLDDGRVEAVFEGVPDAVESMVEWCETGSPDAEVDDVEVEYEDPEDLDGFEVRR; encoded by the coding sequence ATGAGCGAGACACCGTCCGAATCCGACCGAGTCCGTGCTCACGTCTTCGTCACCGGCCGCGTCCAGGGCGTCTTCTACCGGGCGAACACCCGAGATACGGCGCGCGAACAGGGCGTCGACGGCTGGGTTCGCAACCTCGACGACGGCCGCGTCGAAGCCGTCTTCGAGGGGGTGCCCGACGCCGTCGAGTCGATGGTCGAGTGGTGCGAGACCGGCAGTCCCGACGCGGAGGTCGACGACGTGGAGGTGGAGTACGAAGACCCGGAGGATCTCGACGGCTTCGAAGTCCGACGCTAA
- a CDS encoding SRPBCC domain-containing protein: MNDISTSIDIDAPAETVWRVLTDFEAYPEWNPYTVVSGRAEEGTRLRVSPGPETGRAPTFRPRVLRADPNRELWWLGHLYVRGLFDGEHRFAVEPLDEKRSRLVQSESFSGLLAGPVLRRIGTDTEANFRGVNEALKTRAESIWAESVAANDGRTGGAASTAAA, encoded by the coding sequence GTGAACGACATCTCCACGTCCATCGACATCGACGCGCCCGCCGAAACCGTCTGGCGCGTCCTCACCGACTTCGAAGCGTACCCCGAGTGGAACCCCTACACCGTCGTCTCCGGCCGTGCCGAGGAAGGGACGCGTCTCCGCGTCTCGCCCGGCCCGGAAACCGGGCGCGCGCCGACGTTCCGCCCGCGCGTGCTCCGCGCCGACCCGAACCGCGAACTCTGGTGGCTCGGACACCTCTACGTCCGCGGTCTCTTCGACGGCGAACACCGGTTCGCGGTCGAACCCCTCGACGAGAAGCGCTCTCGCCTCGTCCAGTCGGAGTCCTTCTCGGGTCTTCTCGCGGGACCGGTTCTGCGGCGCATCGGCACCGACACCGAGGCGAACTTCCGCGGCGTGAACGAGGCGCTCAAAACCCGTGCGGAGTCGATTTGGGCCGAGAGCGTGGCCGCGAACGACGGCCGTACTGGCGGCGCTGCGTCGACCGCGGCGGCGTGA
- a CDS encoding DMT family transporter, which translates to MFRTRSGARGYAFALAPLSAAALWGGMYVVSKWTFAAIPPITLGFLRVALGALVLLAVTKSRGVHVQRGDYGRFVVLGGWVALTIVTQFVGTELTNASQGSLLTVLTPVFTVVLGVAVLDERLTAKKIGGMALAVAGTLLVVAGQYRLAGLAAGNLAGLAALVAASVAWAGYTVWGVPVVRRYSALTAATYATIAATPMLAVLSLAELATAGVPAAVSVPSLPTLAAVVYLGVAATAAAWYLWYKGLEYVGAGTVAVFFFAQPVVGAALGAALLGEPVGPTFLVGGLVMAAGVVAVSTARA; encoded by the coding sequence GTGTTCCGAACCCGCTCCGGCGCACGGGGGTACGCCTTCGCGCTCGCACCGCTGTCGGCGGCGGCGCTCTGGGGCGGCATGTACGTCGTCTCGAAGTGGACGTTCGCGGCGATACCGCCGATAACGCTCGGCTTTCTGCGCGTCGCCCTCGGCGCGCTCGTGCTGCTCGCCGTCACGAAGAGCCGAGGCGTCCACGTCCAGCGCGGCGATTACGGGAGATTCGTCGTCCTCGGCGGCTGGGTGGCGCTCACTATCGTCACGCAGTTCGTCGGCACCGAACTGACGAACGCGAGCCAGGGGTCGCTTCTCACCGTCCTCACCCCGGTTTTCACCGTCGTCCTCGGCGTCGCCGTGCTGGACGAACGATTGACGGCGAAGAAAATCGGCGGCATGGCGCTGGCCGTCGCCGGGACGCTTCTGGTCGTCGCCGGACAGTACCGCCTCGCGGGCCTCGCCGCCGGGAACCTCGCGGGACTGGCCGCGCTCGTCGCCGCGAGCGTCGCGTGGGCGGGCTACACCGTCTGGGGCGTGCCGGTCGTCCGTCGCTACTCGGCGCTGACGGCGGCGACGTACGCGACGATCGCCGCGACGCCGATGCTGGCCGTGCTCTCGCTGGCGGAGCTCGCCACCGCCGGCGTTCCCGCGGCGGTCAGTGTGCCGTCGCTCCCGACGCTCGCGGCGGTGGTGTACCTCGGCGTCGCGGCGACGGCGGCGGCGTGGTACCTGTGGTACAAGGGTCTGGAGTACGTCGGTGCCGGCACCGTCGCCGTCTTCTTCTTCGCGCAACCGGTCGTCGGCGCGGCGCTCGGAGCGGCGCTGCTGGGCGAACCGGTCGGCCCGACGTTTCTCGTCGGCGGTCTCGTGATGGCCGCCGGCGTCGTCGCCGTGAGCACGGCCCGCGCCTGA
- a CDS encoding TrmB family transcriptional regulator, which produces MTDDRPDERDIEEALERLGLSNYEARVFVALHRLGTGTAKDIHDLAGVPRSQVYGAAEDLEERGLVELQQSTPKRYRPVGLEAAKELLTARLERERDRAFDALAELRSEEHGEETRDDVWTVRGRKPIDDRTVDLIRRAESRVVFGADSVDLLGDAVVAALRERVAAGVDVHVVSASAAVRERFDGDEGVDVAAPPADAPGDFTGRVVLADDDIFLLSVLYEGDGSTPPEETAIWSAGTAMAAVLTRAAGNGIDALIGRNGP; this is translated from the coding sequence ATGACCGACGACAGGCCCGACGAACGCGACATCGAAGAGGCGCTCGAACGCCTCGGCCTCTCGAACTACGAGGCACGGGTCTTCGTCGCGCTGCACCGACTCGGCACCGGCACGGCCAAAGATATCCACGACCTCGCGGGCGTCCCGCGCTCGCAGGTGTACGGCGCGGCAGAGGACCTCGAAGAACGGGGGCTCGTCGAGCTCCAGCAGTCGACGCCGAAGCGGTATCGCCCGGTCGGCTTGGAGGCGGCGAAGGAACTGTTGACCGCTCGCCTCGAACGCGAACGGGACCGCGCCTTCGACGCGCTCGCGGAACTCCGAAGCGAGGAGCACGGCGAGGAGACCCGCGACGACGTCTGGACCGTCCGCGGCCGCAAACCCATCGACGACCGGACTGTCGACCTGATCCGTCGCGCTGAAAGTCGGGTCGTCTTCGGTGCGGACTCCGTCGACTTGCTCGGCGACGCCGTCGTGGCCGCGCTTCGAGAACGCGTCGCCGCCGGCGTGGACGTACACGTCGTCAGCGCCAGCGCCGCCGTCCGCGAGCGGTTCGACGGCGACGAGGGCGTCGACGTCGCCGCCCCGCCGGCGGACGCGCCCGGCGACTTCACCGGCAGAGTCGTCTTGGCCGACGACGACATCTTCCTGCTCTCGGTCCTCTACGAGGGCGACGGCTCGACCCCGCCCGAGGAGACGGCCATCTGGAGCGCCGGAACCGCGATGGCGGCGGTGCTGACCCGTGCGGCCGGAAACGGTATCGACGCGCTCATCGGCAGAAACGGGCCGTAG
- a CDS encoding efflux RND transporter permease subunit gives MALDHQRAIDWVDERIVERSGRVVVLFLVLTLVFTAGLGNVSTESGTEQFAEDIPANQALEDINREFGASFESEPGSTQLIQRGQNVLAKPALLEMLRTQEALEDRTDLRVSSTSSAASVVAQTLDPEARTLDAQITAVERASPSEIGAAVRENANNPGFTGTLSNDFNRRSASASATIGVVQHDVPGYESSSAGQGGTSPLTPIQKQAQRVVQTTSDDITVFGSGVTADEFSSVISDSLLIVTPAAVIFIVFFLVVAYRDLVDLLLGGLSLLMAIVWTFGFLGLAGIPFSQMMIAVPPLLLAVGIDFGIHAINRYREDRADGHDIDGAMRLATDQLLVAFFIVTGTTVIGFLSNLVSDLAPIRDFGVVAAVGIVFTFLIFGVFLPAAKVWIDRRREDWPIPTFSETPLGAEGSRFGEALRGGVVVAGNAPALFLLAVVLLSAGAGAYATGVDTSFSQEDFLPPEETPDYLDALPEPFAPSEYSVVATLNFLEEKFETTQGGSATVYWETNMERDTALEEIHRAGDDPPDSFVRSGGRADAESLVTVVRSQADRDPEFRAVVDRNDADGNGVPDRNLDDVYDALLNTPASAEAQEYLSDDRRSTRVTYSTEASASQTAVTEDARAVAERFRGDSAVATGNTVVFKAVSDLILQSAISSLAFALGSTVVFLVFVYWVVEGYPSLGVVNTVPIGVAVALIAGTMRLLGISFNAFTATILAITIGLGIDYSVHVVHRFVDERRTHSLFTALDRTVRGTGGALAGSMLTTTFGIGVLVLSVLNVLGQFGVLTALSIAYSFFVSLLVLPSVLVLWDRYQGHDPAVPIGRGASRPDRPKTKQPKGRATRVER, from the coding sequence ATGGCGCTGGACCACCAGCGCGCCATCGACTGGGTGGACGAGCGCATCGTCGAGCGGTCGGGGCGGGTCGTCGTGCTGTTTCTCGTCTTGACGCTCGTCTTCACCGCCGGTCTCGGCAACGTCTCGACGGAGTCGGGCACCGAGCAGTTCGCAGAAGACATCCCCGCGAATCAGGCGCTCGAAGACATCAACCGCGAGTTCGGCGCGTCGTTCGAGAGCGAACCGGGCTCGACGCAGTTGATTCAGCGCGGCCAGAACGTGCTGGCGAAGCCGGCGCTGTTGGAGATGTTGCGCACGCAGGAGGCGCTCGAAGACCGGACCGACCTCCGCGTGTCGTCGACGAGCAGCGCCGCGAGCGTCGTCGCGCAGACGCTCGACCCCGAGGCGAGGACGCTCGACGCGCAGATAACCGCCGTCGAGCGGGCGTCACCGAGCGAAATCGGGGCGGCGGTCAGAGAGAACGCGAACAACCCCGGCTTCACCGGGACGCTGAGCAACGACTTCAACCGCCGGTCGGCGTCCGCGTCGGCGACCATCGGCGTCGTCCAACACGACGTCCCCGGCTACGAGTCGTCGTCGGCCGGCCAGGGCGGGACGAGTCCGCTCACCCCGATTCAAAAGCAGGCGCAGCGCGTCGTCCAGACGACGAGCGACGACATCACCGTCTTCGGCAGCGGCGTCACCGCCGACGAGTTCAGCTCGGTCATCTCCGACTCGCTTCTCATCGTCACGCCCGCGGCGGTCATCTTCATCGTGTTCTTCCTCGTCGTCGCCTACCGCGACCTCGTCGACCTGCTCTTAGGGGGGTTGTCGCTTCTCATGGCCATCGTCTGGACGTTCGGCTTCCTCGGCCTCGCCGGCATCCCGTTCAGCCAGATGATGATCGCGGTGCCGCCGCTGCTGCTCGCGGTCGGCATCGACTTCGGTATCCACGCCATCAACCGCTACCGCGAGGACAGAGCCGACGGTCACGACATCGACGGCGCGATGCGACTGGCGACCGACCAACTGCTCGTCGCCTTTTTCATCGTCACCGGAACGACGGTCATCGGCTTCCTCTCGAACCTCGTGTCGGATCTCGCGCCGATACGGGACTTCGGCGTCGTCGCCGCCGTCGGCATCGTGTTCACGTTTCTCATCTTCGGCGTCTTTCTCCCGGCGGCGAAGGTGTGGATCGACCGCCGCCGCGAGGACTGGCCGATTCCGACGTTCAGCGAGACGCCGCTGGGCGCGGAGGGGTCGCGCTTCGGCGAGGCGCTCCGCGGTGGCGTCGTCGTCGCCGGGAACGCCCCCGCGCTGTTCCTGCTCGCCGTCGTGCTCTTGAGCGCCGGCGCGGGCGCGTACGCGACAGGCGTCGACACGAGTTTCTCGCAGGAGGACTTCCTCCCGCCGGAGGAGACGCCCGACTACCTCGACGCGCTTCCCGAACCGTTCGCGCCGTCGGAGTACTCCGTCGTGGCGACGCTGAACTTCCTCGAAGAGAAGTTCGAGACGACGCAGGGCGGCAGCGCGACCGTTTACTGGGAGACGAACATGGAGCGGGACACGGCGCTCGAAGAGATTCACCGCGCCGGCGACGACCCGCCGGACTCGTTCGTACGGTCGGGCGGCCGCGCCGACGCCGAGAGTCTCGTGACGGTCGTCCGGTCGCAAGCCGACCGCGACCCCGAGTTTCGGGCCGTGGTCGACCGCAACGACGCCGACGGCAACGGCGTTCCCGACCGGAACCTCGACGACGTGTACGACGCGCTGCTGAACACGCCGGCGAGCGCCGAGGCCCAGGAGTACCTCTCGGACGACCGTCGGAGCACCCGCGTCACCTACTCGACGGAGGCCAGCGCCAGTCAGACCGCGGTCACCGAAGACGCCCGGGCCGTCGCCGAGAGGTTCCGCGGCGACAGCGCCGTCGCCACCGGCAACACGGTCGTGTTCAAGGCGGTGTCGGACCTCATCCTCCAGTCGGCGATCTCGAGTCTCGCCTTCGCGCTCGGTTCGACGGTGGTGTTTCTCGTCTTCGTCTACTGGGTCGTCGAGGGCTACCCGTCGCTGGGGGTCGTCAACACCGTCCCCATCGGCGTCGCCGTCGCGCTTATCGCGGGGACGATGCGCCTCCTCGGTATCTCGTTCAACGCGTTCACGGCGACGATTCTCGCCATCACCATCGGCCTCGGCATCGACTACTCGGTCCACGTCGTCCACCGGTTCGTCGACGAGCGTCGGACGCACTCGCTCTTCACGGCGCTCGACCGGACCGTCCGCGGGACGGGCGGTGCGCTCGCGGGGAGCATGCTCACGACGACGTTCGGCATCGGCGTGCTCGTGCTCTCGGTGCTGAACGTGCTCGGACAGTTCGGCGTGCTGACCGCGCTCAGCATCGCGTACTCCTTCTTCGTCTCGCTGCTCGTGCTCCCGTCGGTGCTCGTGCTCTGGGACCGGTATCAGGGCCACGACCCCGCAGTCCCCATCGGCCGCGGAGCGAGTCGTCCGGATCGGCCAAAAACGAAACAGCCGAAAGGGCGAGCGACGAGGGTGGAACGATGA